One window from the genome of Plasmodium relictum strain SGS1 genome assembly, chromosome: 12 encodes:
- a CDS encoding nucleotidyltransferase, putative, whose translation MDDSYYFMYNEEETEKVKEIKLELHKALKKNRERVKQVNKPMEASNVISLIDEKSKLKDKNDKNSLYYSKSNYDKNSLNKNKDELPIYSDNRDSKKIYSKEGEKHYEDIYFNERKKQKLKDKDRKNDKNIKVYMKQNNNDNKNENKHIVEKKKRKISSDNTPNSKLKTLPYSNKEKKKIKTPSYEVINEKSVISINSKESISHLSISSKSSSSTNSSSTNYLSYDKKKENSSNKNLISGNTTSIKKDSIYSKNKNISTEKYIRKEKNNIKEINSTKSRIFKDLNDFKINYQNLTNEEKEYYNYMMKKLNIKYDSKKHIFYSDGIFIENFAKMTEKENGKFNYIGYLEYASFYILEWLTPTKEEKLLKLKSLLKLELIVKSIFPKSKMEVFGSFVTGLSIPGSDVDVCFMNVDGEDINCLYIIAYALIKLNIYSDIKIVKDAKVKILKYTDRESGVQIDICINQKSSRETTEFILKQIKEYIYLRPLVLLLKFFLNSRNLNETYTGGIGSFLLCCMVLHFLQLHPSTFDNYTYNNTYLVKLLIEFFNFYSIDYNLNDNCSIMRGLGHIMPRMLRKEFEGCDRICFENPIDTSLDIGRNAYKIKYILYLFSYTFCSLLSLVSKLKREKSLFIKNKENEHINNNSSDNNNFVEGSKINTNSLYPLFFGHLINPDNIVFTKRIKENFPSEDWNISHFDFTYSKQEKNNLFEMLCDDISKILDPSCKIDHISLFSDISKIFSFSINVYNNIFKYS comes from the coding sequence atggATGATTCATATTACTTTATGTACAATGAAGAAGAAACAGAGaaagtaaaagaaataaaattagagCTACATAaagctttaaaaaaaaatagagaaaGAGTAAAACAAGTAAATAAGCCTATGGAAGCATCAAATGTAATTTCATTAATAGATGAAAAGagtaaattaaaagataaaaatgacaaaaattctttatattatAGCAAAAGCAATTATGATAAAAACTCacttaacaaaaataaagatgaatTACCTATATATTCTGATAATAGAGacagtaaaaaaatatattcaaaagAGGGTGAAAAACATTATGAAGATATCTACTTTAATGAAAGgaagaaacaaaaattaaaagataaggatagaaaaaatgataaaaacataaaagtCTACATGAAGCAAaacaataatgataataaaaatgaaaataagcATATagtagaaaagaaaaaaagaaaaataagtaGTGACAATACACCCAACAGTAAATTAAAAACTTTACCTTATTctaataaggaaaaaaaaaaaataaaaactcctTCATATGAagtaataaatgaaaaatctGTTATTTCTATAAATTCAAAAGAAAGTATATCTCACTTAAGTATTTCATCAAAATCGTCATCATCTACTAATTCATCTTCGACTAATTATTTATCATACgataagaaaaaagaaaattcttctaataaaaatttgataTCAGGTAATACTAcatctataaaaaaagacaGTATCTATtccaaaaataaaaatatatctacagaaaaatatataagaaaagagaaaaacaatataaaagaaataaattcaACAAAAAGCAGAATCTTTAAAGATCTTaatgattttaaaataaattatcagAATCTtacaaatgaagaaaaagaatattataattatatgatgaaaaaattaaatataaaatatgattCAAAAAAACACATTTTTTATAGTGATGgaatttttattgaaaattttgCCAAAATGactgaaaaagaaaatggaaAATTCAATTATATAGGTTACTTAGAATATgcatctttttatattttagaaTGGTTAACTCCTACGAAAGAGGAAAAGTTATTGAAACTAAAGTCTTTATTGAAGTTAGAACTAATTGTAAAATCTATTTTCCCTAAATCAAAAATGGAGGTGTTTGGTTCATTTGTTACAGGTTTGTCTATTCCTGGTAGCGATGTAGATGTATGCTTTATGAATGTAGATGGAGAGGATATTAATTGTCTATATATAATTGCATAtgcattaataaaattaaatatttatagtgATATAAAAATTGTTAAGGATGCTAAggtgaaaatattaaaatatactgATAGAGAAAGTGGAGTTCAAATTGATATATGTATAAACCAAAAATCGTCAAGAGAAACTACcgaatttatattaaaacaaattaaagaatatatttacCTAAGACCATTAGTATTACTTTTAAAGTTTTTTCTAAATTCtagaaatttaaatgaaacaTACACAGGAGGTATAGGGTCTTTTCTTTTATGTTGTATGGTATTACATTTTTTGCAGTTGCATCCATCCACTTTTGATAATTATACCTACAATAATACTTATTTAGTAAAATTACtaattgaattttttaatttctataGTATCGATTACAACTTAAATGATAACTGTTCTATTATGAGGGGATTAGGACATATTATGCCAAGAATGCTAAGAAAAGAATTTGAAGGATGTGATCGCATTTGTTTTGAAAACCCAATAGATACCTCTCTCGATATTGGAAGAAAtgcatataaaataaaatatattttatatctgTTTAGTTACACTTTTTGTAGTTTATTATCCCTTGTATCTAAATtgaaaagagaaaaaagtttatttataaaaaataaggagAACgaacatataaataataacagTAGTGATAACAACAATTTTGTTGAAggaagtaaaataaataccAATTCTTTATATCCATTATTCTTTGGCCACCTTATTAATCCTGATAATATTGTGTTTACTAAAAGAATAAAGGAAAATTTTCCTAGTGAAGATTGGAACATTAGCCATTTTGATTTCACTTATTCAAAACAAGAAAAGAACAATTTATTTGAAATGCTTTGTGATGATATTTCAAAGATTTTAGATCCCAGTTGTAAAATTGATCATATTAGTTTGTTTTCCGacatttcaaaaatattttctttttctataaatgtttataataatatttttaaatactcATAA
- the APN1 gene encoding apurinic/apyrimidinic endonuclease Apn1, putative codes for MIFNLTIFFFLCMLPFNFFKDNIFTLSYRIINKNNYLNNSKYIHFSKALFEKYYNINYINIRNNKIIKEKEEKLFSKSFHQKTREVIEIGQKIRTSTMEEHNKSDEKNNIKLEKEVNEQVKDMSTINTKKENEEKSRNIVKTEKNNVSEKSVIKKKIDKKGIKKKKSEISTNSTSYPPIPSSLEKRWDDFKKIKDYAKKTNVYLGAHISASGGVQNAPVNSFNISGLSFALFLKNQRKWESASLTSDNIKKFEENCKKYEYDKNLILPHGSYLINLANPDKEKREKSYLSFLDDIKRCEQLKIKMYNFHPGSTVGLCSVEEGIKNISDCINRALKETSGVTIVLENSAGQKNSIGSKFEHLRDIINQVNDKSRIGVCLDTCHTLAAGYNIKSYESFDKVMKQFDEIVNAKYLKAVHLNDSKSDIGSGLDRHENIGKGKLTIDTFKYIMNSNYFKNIPIILETPDVTNDESVYKYEIEYLYKLCLM; via the coding sequence atgatttttaatttaactatctttttttttttgtgtatgTTAccgtttaatttttttaaagataatatatttacCCTTTCATATAggattataaataaaaataattatttaaataatagtaaATACATCCATTTTAGTAAAGCtctttttgaaaaatattacaatattaattatataaatataagaaataataaaataataaaagaaaaagaagaaaaactTTTTTCAAAAAGTTTTCATCAGAAAACACGAGAAGTAATTGAAATTGGTCAGAAAATACGTACATCAACAATGGAAGAACATAACAAAAGTGatgagaaaaataatataaaattagagAAGGAAGTTAATGAGCAAGTGAAAGATATGAGTACAATAAAtactaaaaaagaaaatgaagaaaaaagtaGAAACATTGTAAAAACTGAGAAAAATAATGTATCAGAAAAAAGtgtgataaaaaaaaaaatagataaaaagggaataaaaaaaaaaaagtcagAAATATCAACAAATAGTACATCATATCCACCGATTCCTAGTAGTCTTGAAAAAAGATGGgatgattttaaaaaaataaaagattatgcaaaaaaaacaaatgtaTATTTAGGAGCTCATATATCAGCTTCTGGTGGAGTACAAAATGCACCtgttaattcttttaatatttcggGTTTATCAtttgctttatttttaaaaaatcaaagAAAATGGGAAAGTGCATCTTTAACTTCTGATAATATTAAGAAATTTGAAGAAAATTGCAAGAAATATGAATACGACAAAAATTTGATCTTACCTCATGGATCATATCTAATAAATTTAGCTAACccagataaagaaaaaagagaaaaatcgTATTTATCCTTTTTAGATGATATTAAAAGATGTgaacaattaaaaataaaaatgtataatttCCATCCTGGTTCTACTGTTGGTTTATGTTCCGTTGAAGaaggaataaaaaatatatctgaTTGTATAAATAGAGCTCTTAAAGAAACATCTGGTGTTACAATAGTTTTAGAAAATTCAGCAGGGCAAAAAAATTCCATAGGATCAAAATTTGAGCATTTAAGAGATATTATAAATCAAGTTAATGATAAAAGCCGTATAGGAGTATGTTTAGATACATGCCACACCTTAGCAGCTggttataatataaaatcgTATGAAAGTTTCGACAAAGTAATGAAGCAATTTGATGAAATAGTAAATGCAAAATATCTCAAAGCTGTTCATCTAAATGATTCTAAATCTGATATAGGAAGTGGATTAGATAGACATGAAAACATTggaaaaggaaaattaaCTATAGatacatttaaatatattatgaattccaattattttaaaaatattccaATAATCCTAGAAACACCAGATGTAACAAATGATGAATCAGTTTATAAATACGAAattgaatatttatataagcTATGTTTAATGTAA
- a CDS encoding SAM-dependent RNA methyltransferase, putative, giving the protein MPTKYIIEHLDELEEWCILEYIHICDIVKDTNAIFTKFEAKFSDISSIHKPKCYSESINDLKTNFNWDKICLLDMKASETLKCKDKDKIDFLLFGGILGNVPSDDRTSELRKFRFNISRNLGNMQMTTNTAVLVCYIILNDQIELEDIPFIDEPEINLKNNKESIMLPFRFVSKYYYTKNEDDRNTPVLPKNFMEYLIKLGDQQLDVNSFLNE; this is encoded by the coding sequence atgcctacaaaatatattatagaaCATTTAGATGAGTTAGAAGAATGGTGTATACTtgaatatatacatatatgtgATATTGTAAAAGATACAAATGCAATATTTACTAAATTTGAAGCAAAATTTAGTGATATATCTAGTATACACAAACCTAAGTGTTATAGTGAATcaataaatgatttaaaaacaaattttaattgggataaaatatgtttattAGATATGAAAGCAAGTGAAACATTAAAATGTAAggataaagataaaatagattttttgttatttggtGGCATTTTAGGAAACGTACCATCAGATGATAGGACATCAGAATTAAGAAAATTTcgttttaatatttcaagAAATTTAGGTAACATGCAGATGACTACAAACACTGCAGTACTTGTttgttatattattttaaatgatcAAATTGAATTAGAAGATATACCCTTTATTGATGAACCAGAAATAAatcttaaaaataacaaagaaTCTATAATGCTACCATTTCGTTTTGTTtctaaatattattatacgAAAAACGAAGATGATAGAAATACTCCTGTTTTACCTAAAAACTTCATggaatatttaataaaattaggtGACCAACAACTTGATGTTAactcttttttaaatgaataa